The following are encoded in a window of Chloroflexota bacterium genomic DNA:
- a CDS encoding transcriptional repressor: MTTRKSLSAHDPIIDSLRKRGYRVTPQRVMILAAMQESDGHVSADEVFQRVKKKHPYVNRSTIYRTLDMLAGEGVITVTDFGKASAQYEVNRDEPHHHMVCSLCGEVGEFDHALLAPLQAALRKKYRFEASIHHFAVFGLCQACQPRPAKARHS; encoded by the coding sequence ATGACCACACGCAAAAGCCTGAGCGCGCACGACCCGATCATTGACAGCCTGCGCAAGCGCGGCTACCGGGTGACGCCACAGCGCGTCATGATCCTGGCGGCCATGCAGGAGAGCGACGGGCATGTATCCGCCGACGAGGTGTTCCAGCGGGTGAAGAAGAAGCATCCGTACGTCAACCGCTCGACGATCTACCGCACGCTGGATATGCTGGCGGGCGAGGGCGTGATCACGGTGACCGACTTTGGCAAGGCCAGCGCGCAGTACGAGGTTAACCGTGATGAACCACATCATCACATGGTTTGCAGCCTGTGCGGCGAGGTCGGCGAGTTCGATCACGCCTTGCTGGCTCCGCTGCAGGCGGCATTGCGAAAGAAATATCGCTTCGAGGCCTCCATTCATCATTTCGCGGTATTTGGCCTGTGCCAGGCCTGTCAGCCCAGACCGGCCAAGGCCCGGCACTCATAA